A genomic window from Methanocaldococcus fervens AG86 includes:
- a CDS encoding ATP-binding protein, translating into MGIREAKIRIVKLLQAAPNKSLPWNAIKALLECYHPTSTIYDAKNELIEEGIIKEEGKKGEKTIVLIKESDSNVDIGFGFSSFDDEIIFEEVRGYLVNYFRNIHKEDIICKNNFVVIDLNHLYSCGLMEFVEFVVNNPERGLKFLKECYEEAYYSLNVEYLPEDFTLTVKNIPKALRVINTIEEIRKSHKGKLIEFEGIIAVASKVKGYTEKKCFVCQKCGYEWLAENNLFDPIKIKKCPRCGGDVVYNEEKSIDIDIQELKVQQPLEQMKNPDENPKYITVILKNSPGIYSGRVRIVGVVRTYKSTKKNIDVKDYYVEGWYVEKVDENENISISEEDKRLFEKLAKRKDVIDLLSDRLIPEIKGHEHVKKAIFLQQVKGTKKRSGRRHNIHILLVADPGVGKTQMLRRIAKIPGNVYSSVTTATAVGLTAAVEREKTEIGDNTWVVKPGVLVKANGGTACIDELDKKKDVHTAVLEAVESQTIHVNKGGINAKLPAECAVLAACNPKWGKFNPDVSIAEQINIYTALLDRFDLIFPIRNVSDKDRDREIADHITSLAIYDSIDEEVEGYDYITVEVDGEEIKIDFDFVVKYIMYARQKKAILSKEAKEVLDDWYVEMRKKHEITARQLEGAVRLAEAHAKARLKDIVEVEDAEEAITMITECLKEIAYDPETGIFDVDKILGMSKKERDKLSMVYEIIKKLAEKSELVEHEDVVKEVEKRGLGEKELKQIIDKLKKYGEIDEPRPGRYRLI; encoded by the coding sequence ATGGGTATAAGAGAAGCAAAAATTAGAATTGTTAAACTCCTGCAGGCAGCTCCAAATAAATCTTTACCATGGAATGCTATAAAAGCTTTACTGGAATGTTATCATCCGACATCAACCATATATGATGCCAAAAATGAGTTGATTGAGGAAGGAATTATAAAAGAAGAAGGTAAAAAAGGGGAAAAAACAATTGTTTTAATTAAAGAGTCAGATTCAAATGTAGATATTGGATTTGGATTTAGTAGTTTTGATGATGAGATTATATTTGAAGAGGTTAGAGGTTATTTGGTTAATTATTTTAGAAACATACATAAGGAAGATATTATATGTAAGAATAATTTTGTTGTTATTGATTTAAATCATCTTTACAGCTGCGGTTTGATGGAGTTTGTTGAGTTTGTAGTAAATAATCCAGAGAGGGGATTAAAATTTTTGAAAGAATGTTATGAGGAGGCATATTATTCTCTAAATGTTGAGTATCTTCCGGAGGATTTTACCTTAACAGTAAAAAATATTCCTAAGGCATTGAGAGTTATAAACACGATTGAAGAGATTAGAAAATCTCACAAAGGAAAATTAATAGAGTTTGAAGGGATTATTGCAGTGGCATCAAAGGTTAAAGGTTACACTGAGAAAAAGTGTTTCGTATGTCAAAAGTGCGGATATGAGTGGTTAGCTGAGAACAATCTTTTTGACCCGATAAAAATAAAAAAATGTCCAAGATGTGGTGGAGATGTTGTATATAACGAAGAGAAGAGTATAGATATTGACATACAAGAGTTAAAAGTCCAACAGCCTTTAGAACAGATGAAAAACCCAGATGAAAATCCTAAATACATTACTGTTATTTTGAAAAACAGCCCTGGGATATACTCTGGAAGGGTGAGAATTGTTGGAGTTGTTAGAACATACAAAAGCACTAAGAAGAATATAGATGTAAAGGATTATTATGTTGAAGGATGGTATGTGGAAAAAGTTGATGAAAATGAAAATATATCTATATCTGAGGAAGATAAGAGACTATTTGAGAAATTAGCCAAAAGAAAAGATGTTATTGATTTATTGTCAGATAGGTTAATTCCAGAGATTAAAGGACATGAACATGTTAAGAAAGCTATATTCTTGCAACAAGTAAAAGGAACTAAAAAAAGAAGTGGTAGGAGACACAATATTCATATTTTATTAGTCGCTGACCCTGGAGTTGGAAAAACACAGATGTTGAGAAGGATAGCTAAGATTCCTGGAAATGTATATAGTTCTGTTACAACTGCGACGGCAGTAGGACTTACGGCAGCAGTTGAAAGGGAAAAAACGGAAATTGGAGATAATACTTGGGTAGTAAAGCCTGGTGTTTTAGTTAAGGCAAATGGTGGAACAGCGTGTATTGATGAGCTTGATAAAAAGAAGGATGTTCATACTGCAGTATTGGAAGCCGTTGAGAGCCAAACAATCCATGTTAATAAAGGGGGAATTAATGCTAAACTACCAGCAGAATGTGCAGTGTTGGCTGCTTGTAACCCAAAGTGGGGGAAATTTAATCCAGATGTCTCTATAGCTGAGCAGATAAATATTTACACTGCATTACTTGATAGATTTGATTTAATATTTCCTATCCGAAATGTTTCTGATAAGGACAGAGATAGAGAAATTGCGGACCATATTACAAGTTTAGCAATTTATGATAGTATTGATGAAGAAGTCGAAGGTTATGATTATATAACAGTTGAAGTTGATGGGGAGGAAATAAAGATAGATTTTGATTTTGTAGTGAAGTATATCATGTATGCAAGACAGAAAAAGGCAATACTTAGTAAAGAAGCCAAAGAAGTTTTAGACGATTGGTATGTAGAAATGAGAAAAAAGCATGAAATAACAGCAAGACAATTGGAAGGAGCTGTAAGATTGGCCGAGGCACATGCTAAGGCAAGATTGAAAGATATTGTAGAAGTAGAAGATGCTGAAGAGGCCATAACTATGATTACTGAGTGTTTGAAAGAAATTGCCTATGACCCAGAAACTGGAATCTTCGATGTGGATAAAATCTTAGGAATGTCTAAGAAAGAGAGGGATAAATTATCAATGGTCTATGAGATAATTAAAAAGTTAGCTGAGAAATCTGAGCTTGTTGAACATGAGGATGTTGTTAAAGAGGTAGAAAAGAGAGGACTGGGTGAGAAAGAATTAAAACAGATTATTGATAAACTTAAGAAGTATGGTGAAATAGATGAGCCAAGACCTGGTAGGTATAGGTTAATATAG
- a CDS encoding restriction endonuclease, producing MDKAKRGRYFDLDALNGYEFEEFVARLLRMMGYEDVQVTQRTGDKGKDIIAYSNHGKPFKYKVIVECKHTKSVGRPVIQKLQGALLHELGDDPYIKGIIVTSGKFTKEAIEYTEEINKKHGSWMEIELIDGRKLYELCKKHGIKIVSGNIQVVSDITFKHLPKEEVKKRTIGELETIKGIEKTTYQVKTWKSYYPYYCVRYSVHSQVCTKVGCIYEVNVDDELLFVDGVTGKVLDNLPHGFFKFSPENLTKIPEDEKNLIRPFNFSVDELEQKVIDSIINKYTKEVVYRGKNNVEYRKVCSPKKKDILIKESCPIYLPQYTNSIKIQETNYNQSIVANERDIFKISDDLAFCKVCGETIPIGERYVCPVCGKVLGPCHVIFDYLDGTPVCPDHAVPRKLYLQTIYFASKENLEKFNNMWATMSEWERITTDTTLMKVLIVIGFVMLLYLIKILGGLF from the coding sequence ATGGACAAGGCAAAACGGGGGAGGTATTTTGATTTAGATGCGTTGAATGGTTATGAGTTTGAGGAGTTTGTTGCTCGGTTGTTGAGAATGATGGGTTATGAAGATGTTCAAGTAACCCAAAGAACTGGGGATAAGGGGAAGGATATTATTGCCTATTCTAATCATGGTAAGCCATTTAAATATAAAGTTATCGTTGAGTGTAAGCATACTAAAAGTGTTGGAAGGCCTGTAATCCAAAAACTCCAAGGGGCTTTATTGCATGAGTTGGGAGACGACCCTTATATTAAAGGTATTATTGTAACCTCTGGTAAGTTCACTAAAGAGGCAATAGAATATACTGAAGAGATTAATAAAAAGCATGGCAGTTGGATGGAGATTGAGTTAATTGATGGTAGGAAATTGTATGAATTATGTAAAAAGCATGGAATTAAAATTGTTAGTGGAAATATCCAAGTAGTTTCAGATATTACCTTTAAACACTTACCAAAAGAGGAAGTTAAAAAGAGAACTATTGGTGAGTTAGAAACAATTAAAGGAATTGAAAAAACAACATATCAAGTAAAGACATGGAAATCTTACTATCCCTATTATTGTGTGAGGTATTCTGTCCATTCTCAAGTTTGCACTAAAGTTGGTTGTATTTATGAGGTAAATGTTGATGATGAGTTGTTGTTTGTTGATGGTGTTACTGGAAAAGTGCTGGATAATTTGCCTCATGGCTTTTTTAAATTTTCTCCTGAAAACCTGACTAAAATTCCTGAAGATGAAAAGAATTTAATTAGACCTTTTAATTTTTCTGTTGATGAGCTTGAACAAAAGGTTATTGACTCTATAATCAATAAATACACCAAAGAGGTTGTTTATAGGGGTAAAAATAATGTTGAGTATAGGAAAGTTTGTTCTCCAAAGAAAAAAGACATTTTAATTAAAGAATCTTGCCCAATATACTTACCTCAATATACTAACAGCATCAAAATCCAAGAAACCAACTATAATCAAAGTATTGTGGCTAATGAGAGGGATATATTTAAAATTAGTGATGATTTAGCCTTTTGTAAAGTTTGCGGTGAGACAATTCCTATTGGAGAGAGATATGTTTGTCCAGTATGTGGTAAGGTTTTAGGTCCTTGTCATGTGATTTTTGATTATTTGGATGGAACACCAGTATGCCCAGACCATGCAGTTCCAAGAAAATTGTATTTACAAACAATATACTTTGCTTCCAAGGAAAATCTTGAGAAGTTTAATAATATGTGGGCTACAATGTCGGAATGGGAGAGAATTACTACAGATACAACCTTGATGAAAGTTCTTATTGTAATTGGATTTGTTATGTTGCTATATTTGATTAAAATTTTAGGAGGACTATTTTAA
- a CDS encoding acylphosphatase: MSTTYELRIYGKVQHVGFRDRIEHIGRGLGISGVVYNHKDGTVRILANFDDEEIKELFKKSIKALEKKDKLIKIEKIEEKELNAYIEFPEGISRLSSDDILELNKKLDVGVEYIKMIFEKLDTIDKKLDDKFDTMVEILKEIRDKL, translated from the coding sequence ATGTCTACTACTTATGAGTTAAGGATTTATGGTAAGGTTCAGCATGTTGGTTTTAGGGATAGGATTGAACATATTGGTAGGGGTTTGGGTATTTCTGGTGTTGTCTATAACCACAAGGATGGAACTGTTAGGATTTTGGCTAATTTTGATGATGAGGAGATTAAGGAACTGTTTAAAAAGAGTATTAAGGCGTTGGAAAAGAAGGATAAGCTTATAAAGATTGAGAAGATTGAGGAAAAAGAATTAAATGCTTATATTGAGTTCCCTGAGGGGATTAGTAGGTTATCTTCTGATGATATTTTGGAGTTGAATAAAAAGTTGGATGTGGGTGTTGAATATATAAAAATGATTTTTGAGAAGCTTGATACTATTGATAAAAAGTTAGATGATAAATTCGATACTATGGTTGAAATACTAAAAGAGATTAGGGATAAGCTTTAA